From Mycobacterium colombiense CECT 3035:
CGGTGGAGATCACGGTCTACGAGGACCGCAGCTTCACCTTCGCGCTCAAGACCCCGCCCGCCGCCAAGCTGCTGCTCAAGGCCGCCGGCGTGGGCAAGGGGTCGGCCGAGCCGCACAAGACCAAGGTCGCCAAGGTCAGCTGGGACCAGGTCAAGGAGATCGCCGAGACCAAGAAGGCCGATCTGAACGCCAACGACATCGACGCGGCGGCCAAGATCATCGCCGGCACCGCCCGGTCGATGGGCATCACCGTCGAGTAATAACCTCCAAAGACCGTGGGAGGGCTGGCTTCGGCCCGAGTTAACCACGACCCAACACCGGATTGGATGAATCAATGAGCAAGAACAGCAAGGCATACCGCGCCGCCGCCGAAAAGGTGGACCGCGACAACCTCTACACCCCGCTGGAGGCGGCCAAGCTCGCCAAGGAGACGTCGTCGAGCAAGCAGGACTCCACCGTCGAGGTGGCGATCCGGCTCGGCGTCGACCCGCGCAAGGCCGACCAGATGGTCCGCGGCACGGTCAACCTGCCACACGGCACCGGCAAGACCGCCCGCGTGGCGGTGTTCGCGGTGGGCGACAAGGCCGAGCAGGCCCAGGCCGCGGGCGCCGACATCGTCGGCAGCGACGACCTGATCGAGAAGATCCAGGGCGGCTGGCTGGAATTCGACGCCGCGATCGCGACCCCGGACCAGATGGCCAAGGTCGGTCGGATCGCCCGCGTGCTCGGTCCCCGCGGCCTGATGCCGAACCCCAAGACCGGCACGGTGACCCCGACGTCGCCAAGGCCGTGTCCGACATCAAGGGCGGCAAGATCAACTTCCGGGTGGACAAGCAGGCCAACCTGCACTTCGTCATCGGCAAGGCCTCGTTCGACGAGAAGGCCCTGGCCGAGAACTACGGCGCCGCCCTGGACGAGGTGCTGCGGCTCAAGCCGTCCGCCTCCAAGGGCCGCTACCTGCGCAAGATCGTGGTCTCGACGACGACCGGACCGGGCATCCCGGTCGACCCGGCCGTCACCCGCAACTTCTCGGAGTCCTAGCCACCGCACTCGACGATGCGCCGCCGCAGAAACGCGCGGCCGGGGTCGGATCCGTTGGACTCCAAC
This genomic window contains:
- the rplK gene encoding 50S ribosomal protein L11 produces the protein MAPKKKVVGLIKLQIQAGQANPAPPVGPALGQHGVNIMEFCKAYNAATENQRGQVIPVEITVYEDRSFTFALKTPPAAKLLLKAAGVGKGSAEPHKTKVAKVSWDQVKEIAETKKADLNANDIDAAAKIIAGTARSMGITVE